TGAATCCAAAATGGCGGAGACGCTGTTCCGTCTGCTGCCCCGTGTGCGTCCCGATATCGTTGTCATTACCGGCCATGACGGAGTGCTGAAGCAGCAGCAGAATTACGATCTCTACAGCCTGAGCAGCTACAAAAATTCACAGAGCTTCGTGGCTGCAATCCGGGTAGCCCGCGAATATGAGCGTAATTTCGATGCGCTGACGATTGTGGCCGGAGCCTGCCAGTCCCATTTCGAGGCGCTGCTTGGCAACGGCGCGAACTTCGCCAGCTCCCCGGGCAGAATCCTCATTCATGCCCTTGATCCCGTCTATGTGGCAGCCAAAGCCTCATTTACCTCCATCCGCGATACGGTGAATCTGGGCGATGTCCTGAACCATACCATCAGCGGAAATCAGGGGATGGGCGGGATCGAGACGCGCGGGAGCTTCCGCATCGGGATGCCGAAGCTGAATAACCTGGCTACACTGAAGGTGACGCCATCCATAATGTAATTGCGCCTGAAGGCGGACGGGATATGCATAAGTGCATATCCTTTTTTATTGATTTTGAAGACAAGCTGTTCTAATGGAGAGGATAACGTGCTAACGCAAGAATACCGCTAACAAGGTGATTAAGCCGGGACAATCACTGTCTAAAAAAATTCCGTTGACAATGAATTTATCATCCACTATAATTATTTATTTAATTTGACATTCACCTCTTAAGACTGTATAATGGACAAGAAAAGAGGTGGTCGTCAGGAATGGCTAATAACGCGCTGATGGAAATCAAACGCAGTCTCGAAGCTCACGTCGGTCACAAGATTACACTACGGGCTAACGGGGGCCGTCGCAAGACGGTTGAACGTACCGGTGTCCTGGAAGAAACGTACCCTTCTGTTTTTATTGTCAAACTGGATCAGGAGCAGCAGAGCTTCAAGCGTGTCTCCTATAGCTATGCCGATATACTTACTGAATCTGTGGAAATCACAGTTAACGAAGACGATGGGCAGATGCGGATAATGTATGTCAAAGCTTAGCGTCACGGACAGTCCTCCGGCAGGGGGGCTGTTTTTTTTCGAATATAAGAATTTCTATGTTTCACATGATAACTTATCCTTCACATGGAATGGATATGGCCCCTCGGCGCATACTACAGAGGCAGTACGTTCATCATCCACTAGCACAAAGGGAGGAATCCGAAATGAGCCGCAGAAGACGGGGCATGATGTCGGAGGAATTGAAGACGGAGCTGGCGAAGGAGCTTGGCTTCTACGAGACTGTGGAGCGGGAAGGCTGGGGCGGAATCCGGGCGGCTGATGCCGGGAATATGGTGAAACGGGCAATACAGCTGGCTGAACAAGCAGCAGCACGCAAATCGTAGACTGCCGGGGGAGAGGACGTTCATGCATACAGGTATCGCCTGCGGGCGGTGCCTTTTTTTATCGATAACAATTTATATGTTGTGGGGTTGTTTTGGTGTATGAACAGGCTGCGGGGGGATATAATGGACTTCACTGCAAGTTTCTCATATAATATGTTAAGTTGTTTTTACGGGAAAAGCGAGGGTGGGTGAACGCCTTGAAAATGTATGAGAAAGCGCCGGCCAAAATCAATCTGATGCTGGATGTGCTGCACAAGCGGCCTGATGGATTTCATGAAGTAGAAATGATCATGACGATGGTCGATCTGGCCGACCGACTGGAGCTGTCTGAGCTGAAGCGGGATTCCATTATTATCTCTAGCCAGGCCGGATATATTCCGCTGGACGAGAAGAATCTGGCGTTCCAGGCTGCACGGCTGATCAAGGATCGGTATAACGTAAGAAGCGGTGTACATATCCATCTGGACAAAAGAATCCCGGTTGCCGCCGGTCTGGCCGGCGGCAGCAGCGATGCCGCGGCCACGCTGCGCGGCCTGAACCGGCTCTGGCGCCTCGGTATTCCGGCAGAGGAGCTGCAGGAGCTGGGCGCCGAGCTGGGCTCAGACGTCCCGTTCTGCGTCACCGGAGGCACGGCCCTGGCTACGGGCAGGGGGGAACGGCTGACTCCGATCCAGAGCCCGCCGCAATGCTGGGTTATCCTGGCCAAGCCGCCGATCAATGTATCGACGGCAGAGGTATACGGACGCGTACGCGCGAATCAGATCGCGGTTCATCCGTCAGCGCTCCGGATGCGGCAGGCCCTTGAGGCCGGCGATTTCGCAGCTGTCTGTGCGGGCCTGGGGAACGTGCTGGAGGATGTGACCCTGAAGCTCCATCCTGAAGTGCAGCAGCTCAAGGAAGCGATGGAGAAGCTGGGGGCGGACGGCGTATTGATGTCGGGCAGCGGCCCGACAGTCTTCGGCCTGGTCTCCAGGCAGTCGAAGGTAGCCAGAATCTATAACGGGCTGCGCGGCTTCTGCAAGGAAGTCTATGCGGTGCGTTCGCTGAGCTAGCGTATTCCGGCCAGACCGTTTCCACTTGTATAAATCCGTACAATAATGATATTATTCATTATAATATTCGGTTTTGTATAAAGTGAATTTAAGAATCAAGCATAAACGTCATTCTTAAATTCAGCTTATATGGCGAGGAGCATTCCGTGAAGAAACTTAAACGAAGCCAGCGGCTGGTTGATATGACCCAATTTCTGTTGGAGAAGCCGCACGATCTGCTTCCGCTGTCCACCTTTGCAGAGCGGTACGGGGCGGCGAAATCATCAGTCAGCGAAGATCTGGCAATTATAAAAGAGGTATTTGAAGGTGAAGGCGTGGGCGAGCTGCAGACGCTCGCAGGCGCGGCAGGCGGGGTACGGTACATTCCGCAGATGCCGATGGACATGGCGCTGGCCTTCGTGAACCGGCTGTGCGGACAGCTTGAACAGAGTGACCGGATTCTGCCGGGCGGTTATCTGTACATGTCGGATCTGCTGGGCCTTCCATCGCTGATGGAGCAGGCCGGCAAGCTTATAGCGACCGCCTTCTACGGCGTGGAGATTGATGTGGTGATGACCGTGGAGACCAAGGGAATTCCGCTGGCCTACGCGACCGCTGCGCAGCTGGGACTGCCTGTAGTTCTGGTGCGCCGCGACCATCAGGTAACGGAAGGCTCGGCGGTAAGCATTAACTATGTATCCGGCTCGCACAAGAGCATTCATACGATGTCGCTCTCCAGAAGAGCGCTGCGCGAGAAGTCCCGGGTGCTGATCGTGGATGACTTCATGAAGGCAGGCGGCACGGTGCGGGGCATGGTTGATCTGCTGGAGGAATTCAACGCCGAGGTGGCTGGCGTAGGGGTGCTGGTGGAATCCGGCGCCGTGGAGAAGGAAGAGCGCCTGCTGCATGATTATGTGTCGCTTGTGAAGCTGACTGAGGTGGACTCCAAGGTGCGGCGGATTTCGGCTCTGCCGGGCAACTATTTCTCCTCTTGAAATGGCGGAAATTGTCCTTCTGGAAATTCGCTTAAAATGTCGAATCGGTGAGGATTCTTAAGATAACTGCACGAAATCTGTCGAAATCGAAGATTCGGCAAAAATAATCTTCATTATCAGGCATTTTTTGGAATACAAAAGAAGGATTTCGCTTTGCTGTGTGGAATTATACACCAAGTCTCTGATGGAAAAAGGTGGTGAACACACACATGCAAATTACGGATGTCAGACTCCGCCGCGTCAACTCTGAGGGTAGAATGAAAGCAATTGCATCCATTACAATCGATAACGAGTTTGTTGTTCATGACATACGCGTCATCGACGGGAATAACGGGATGTTTGTTGCGATGCCCAGCAAGCGTACACCTGACGGTGAATTCCGCGATATCGCACACCCGATCTCTTCGGGAACGCGCGAGAAGATTCAATCTGCGGTACTGGCCGAGTACGAACGCGCCGCTACGGAAGAAGAGGAAGTCATTGAAGAGGGAGCTTAAGCGTATGCG
This region of Paenibacillus sp. FSL K6-1096 genomic DNA includes:
- the yabG gene encoding sporulation peptidase YabG; translated protein: MNIGDLVIRKSYGGDVTFRVDNILQNRAVIKGTEFRLLADSPLDDLVQVPPTRVSERGQQAQIKANESLSWLRKDRREQSQRSGESVAGASGSWSPSPQEPAYFEVPGKVLHLDGDALYLKKSLSLYEQLRIPAEGHHVHESKMAETLFRLLPRVRPDIVVITGHDGVLKQQQNYDLYSLSSYKNSQSFVAAIRVAREYERNFDALTIVAGACQSHFEALLGNGANFASSPGRILIHALDPVYVAAKASFTSIRDTVNLGDVLNHTISGNQGMGGIETRGSFRIGMPKLNNLATLKVTPSIM
- a CDS encoding Veg family protein gives rise to the protein MANNALMEIKRSLEAHVGHKITLRANGGRRKTVERTGVLEETYPSVFIVKLDQEQQSFKRVSYSYADILTESVEITVNEDDGQMRIMYVKA
- a CDS encoding small, acid-soluble spore protein, alpha/beta type yields the protein MSRRRRGMMSEELKTELAKELGFYETVEREGWGGIRAADAGNMVKRAIQLAEQAAARKS
- the ispE gene encoding 4-(cytidine 5'-diphospho)-2-C-methyl-D-erythritol kinase, which produces MKMYEKAPAKINLMLDVLHKRPDGFHEVEMIMTMVDLADRLELSELKRDSIIISSQAGYIPLDEKNLAFQAARLIKDRYNVRSGVHIHLDKRIPVAAGLAGGSSDAAATLRGLNRLWRLGIPAEELQELGAELGSDVPFCVTGGTALATGRGERLTPIQSPPQCWVILAKPPINVSTAEVYGRVRANQIAVHPSALRMRQALEAGDFAAVCAGLGNVLEDVTLKLHPEVQQLKEAMEKLGADGVLMSGSGPTVFGLVSRQSKVARIYNGLRGFCKEVYAVRSLS
- the purR gene encoding pur operon repressor, translated to MKKLKRSQRLVDMTQFLLEKPHDLLPLSTFAERYGAAKSSVSEDLAIIKEVFEGEGVGELQTLAGAAGGVRYIPQMPMDMALAFVNRLCGQLEQSDRILPGGYLYMSDLLGLPSLMEQAGKLIATAFYGVEIDVVMTVETKGIPLAYATAAQLGLPVVLVRRDHQVTEGSAVSINYVSGSHKSIHTMSLSRRALREKSRVLIVDDFMKAGGTVRGMVDLLEEFNAEVAGVGVLVESGAVEKEERLLHDYVSLVKLTEVDSKVRRISALPGNYFSS
- the spoVG gene encoding septation regulator SpoVG gives rise to the protein MQITDVRLRRVNSEGRMKAIASITIDNEFVVHDIRVIDGNNGMFVAMPSKRTPDGEFRDIAHPISSGTREKIQSAVLAEYERAATEEEEVIEEGA